Part of the Lichenicola cladoniae genome is shown below.
TGAACACGATCTCGGTGAAGATATCCTGGGAGGTATCCCGTGCAATCGCGGTCGCCGTGACCGGAGCCGGAAGGATCTGCAGCTCGATACCGCTCGCCGTCGCGTGGAAATCGTTCACTCCGAGTGCGGTCATCCGCTCCTTGTATGCAATGAAGTGCAGGTTCTTGGCCATGAGTTCAATTCCATGAGCAAACCCGATATCGGCCATCAAGCCGACAAAACCGAGACCCGCCAGAACGCTCAGTATCTGCTGGTTTGACATCCATGGCAGCGCCGACTCAGCGGTTCGTGCCGCTGCCCGGTATCCCTTGATCGCCAATAGGGCTGCCAGCCACTTGGTCGCCTGATCCAGGTTTCGTTGTTGCAGGACGTGCGCGATCAACTTCAGCAGCGACCATCCCGTGCTGTAATATGCCGATGCGGCGGGCAGCATATGCAGGAGCGAGTTCAGTAGTTTCCCGGTGTCGCCGTTGAAATGACCCCCGACCAGGGAGCCGACAGCTGCGACAGACTCAAGGGCGCCCCGGACCGACTGCGCTCTCATGTAGTCATAGGTGGCGTCGGTCAACGAGCGCTGGCAGACGCGGTTTTTTGTCATCAGGAATTCGACAATCGACTCGTTAAAGTCCTCCTGTATTTCCCTCTTGCCTGCTTCCGTTCGGTTGCTGAAGAACTGGCCGCTCGAAACAAGCCCGCCAATCGCAGGGGTGCCGGCCCACCAAGCGACCGGTGTGTTGCTCGCAGCCAGTCCGGCAGCAGAGGCAGCGCCAGCCAGTTGAACGAGACGCCCGGTCGAGTAGTATTTGACGATTGACAGACGCAGCTTCTGGAGAATACTCGCCCGGCTCTGCTCAGGCGTGACAGGCCGGCTGCCGCCCGCCGATGACACCAGCGACAACGCCGGCATCGTCGGTGCAGGAGTGATGATATGACCGGTGCTGCTGGTGTCGGTTCCGACCGTCTGATACAGCGCCCAGAGGATGCCTTCCTCCCCCAGATCCACCGCGGAGCCGGAGCTGGCGGCCGTCAGTGCGGGCCTGTTGCCCACCGGCGATGCTGACCTTGTGCCGGCAGGCGACGGGGACCGGCTTCTGATCGAGCCACTCATGTATTGTCTCCATGAGCAACGAGCGTGGACTTGAGACGAGTGCCAGCCGATCGTGCCCGAACGTTTTCCTGTCTCGACGATTTGCTCGCCTGCGCCTCTTAATTCATGATCCAACTCTGCGGACCCGACTCTGTCAAGCGCAGGGCTGGTCATCGGGCTTGGCCAGGAGCTCGAGCCGCCTCGGGAGCCGGTCGCCGTTGGTAAGGCAGTCGGCGGCCGAGCGAAACCGAGTTTCCATTTTTCGGTGCGTCAGCACCTGCTGCGCGATCCGGTGCGGGAATAGATGTGGCGCACCACGGCGAGACTGCCGCAGGGCGCAGATGGGTGATTACCTGGGGCCGCTATCCAAGAGACCGATGATCATGCCGTTGCGTTAACGGAACGGAGAAGACTGCCCGTCGACGTTCCCGATCTCGCAAGTGAGTGCACGGCGAGAGCTGAGCGTGACCTGCCAGGCACGACAGCAAAGCCGCAAACAAGATCCGAGGCAGCCGGACCGGATCGGATCGGATCGACGAAAGTATTCCAGGACTTGCGACGCCGTCGAGAAGGCGGTGGCGGCGCCGAGCCGAAACCGGATCGCCCGGCCGGGGATCAGATGCCCGATACGAACGCTCCGGGTTCGATCGGCAGGATCAAACTTTCTGCACGTGAAGTTCCGTTGACCGTGCATGGCTGGGCGCGCGTCGGTCTGATGCCAGCAACATATACACCGCAGGCAGCACGAACAGGGTGAACAGCGTGCCGATCGACAAGCCCGACGCAATCACCAAGCCCATCACGAAGCGGGATGCGGCGCCCGCGCCGGTGGCGAACACCAGTGGCATCACGCCGAGCACCATTGCCGCAGTGGTCATCAGGATCGGGCGCAGCCGCAGGGCGCAGGCGCGCTCGATCGCCGCGCGGCGGGACAGGCCGAGCATCTGCTGCTCCTTGGCAACCTCGACGATCAGGATGCCATGCTTGCTGATCAGCCCCATCAACGTAACGAGACCAACTTCGGTGAACAGGTTGAGGCTGGCGCCGCCGACGCCGAGCCAGACGAACAGCAGGGCCCCGGCGATCGACATCGGCACCGAGACCAGGATGATCAGCGGATCACGGAAACTTTCGAACAGGGCGGCCAGTGCCAGATAGGTGATCACCACCGCCAGCGCGAAGGTGGTCGCGAAGCCGCCGGTTTCCTGCACGAACTGGCGCAGCGGTCCGACGGTATCGGTCGCGTAGCCGGTCGGCAGCATCTGGGCACTCAGGTTCTGGAGGTAGGCGTAGGCGTCGGCCTGGGTGACACCCGGCATCGGCAGGGCGCTGATGGTGGTGGCATTGAGCTGCTGGAAATGCGCGATGGATTCCGGAACGACGCTGTTGACGATATGCGCGACGGAACGGAGCGGCACCGATACGCCGCCCACCGTGGCGACCGGATAGTCGAGGACCTGCTCGGAGTTGAGCCGGAACCGGCGCGCGACCAGGGGCTCGACCTTGTAGGAGCGCTGGTCGTTGGAAAAGAACCCGGCGAAATTGCCGCCGAGCAGCGCGTTGAGTGAGTTGCCGACATCGCTCATCGTCAGGCCCAGACTGGAGAGTTTCTCGCGATCGACGACGATGGTCGATTGCGGCTGGTCGATCTTGAGGTCCTCCTCGGCATAGGCGAACAGGCCGCTTGCGCGCACTTTCCCCAGGAAGGCATCCGAGATTGCGCCGAGCTGCTGGAAGTCGCCCGAGCTCTGCAGCACGAAACCGATCGGCATGCCGTCCGCGCCCGGAAGATAGGGCGGCTCGAACACTGCCATCTCGACGCCGGCAACCTTGCGCAACGCAGCCTGGACTTCATTGCCGATCGTGAAGACGCTGCGCTTCCGCTGGCCCCAGTCCTTGAGGACGATGCCGCCCTGCATGGAAGGCGGCTCTACCAGGTGCCAGTAACCTTTAGCCTCGGGTACCGACGTGTAGATCCTCTGCAGCTGGCTGTCATAGAGCGTCAGCGCGTCGAGCGTCGCATTGGGAGCACCCTGCCCGCTTGCGATCAGCAGGCCCAGATCCTCGGCAGGTGAGAGCTCGGCTTTCGAGCCCTTATAGAGGAAAAAGATGCTGATCAGCACGGCAAGTCCGAATGCCAGCACCAGCGGCTGCACAGCGAGGCTGACACGCAGCGCCGCGCTGTAGCCACGCTGCACCCGGTCGAGTGCCAGCTCGGTCGCATGTTCCATCCGCTCGGACAGTCCGGGTGTCTGGCCGGGCAGACTGCGTGGTTTCAGCAGACGCGAACACATCATCGGCGAGAGTGTCAGCGCCAGCAGCGCGGACATGGTGACGGAGCCGGCAAGGGTGAACGCGAACTGCGTGAACAAGGCGCCGGTCAGGCCGCCCTGCAACCCGAGCGGCAGATAGACGGCGATTAGTACCACCGTCATCGCCAGGATCGGCTGCAGCAACTCGCGCGCCGCAGCGGAGGCGGACTGCACCGGGCTCATGCCGGCGGCGAGATGCCGATTGACGTTCTCGACGACGATGATGGCATCGTCGACGACCAGCCCGGTCGCCAGGACCAGTGCCAGCAACGTCAGCAGGTTGATGGAAAATCCCATCAGCGCCATCATTCCGAACGTACCGATCAGGGACAACGGGATGGTCACCACCGGCACCAGCACCGAGCGTGGCGAACCCAGGAACGCGAACACCACCAGCGACACGATGACCAGCGCCTCGATCAGCGTGGTGACCACCTCGTGGATCGAGGTGCGGATGAAATCGCCTGCGTTGTAGACGATCTCCATCTTGAGGGCGGGCGGGGCCTGCAACCTCATCTCGTCCACGACCTTCTTGAGTTCGCTTGTCAGGTCGAGGGTGTTGGCCGTTGGCGAGGGCTTGATCTGGATGAACACACCTTGCGCGCCGTTGCTGACGACCTCGAACCCGTCCGGATCATGGCCGAACTCGACCTTCGCGACATCGCTCAGCCGGATGATGTGGCCCTTGTTCTGGCGTAGCACGAGATCACGGAACTGAGCTTCGGTGTGGAGCCCGGAATTGATGTCCAGGTTCACGAACGTCATCGAGCCAAGCGTCGAACCGACGCCAGATACGAAGTTGTTGTTGCCGAGTGCGGTCTGGACGTCGGCCGGGCTCATTCCCACGGCGGCGAGTTTGTCGGCATCCAGCCACACGCGCATCACCACGCGCGGTGCGCCACCGACCCTGACCTTCTGCACACCGGCAACCGCCTGCAGCCGCGGCTCGACGATGCGGCGCGTATAGTCGCTGACCATACCGGCGTTCAGCTCCACGCTGCTGACGAACAGGTCCAGCACATCCTGGCCGGACGAGCTCAGGCTGATCGACGAGGCTTGCACGCCGGCCGGGAACTGCGCGGTGGCAGCCGTCACATACGATTGTATTTCTGCAAGCGCGCGGGCCGGATCGTAATCGAGCTTGAGGTAGACCGTGATGTCGGACTGGCTCGTGGTCGAGCTCGACGTCATGTAGTCGATGCCCTGCGCCTGGCTGATCTTGTTTTCCAGAGGCGTGGTCACGAATCCGGCGATCGTTGCGGGATCGGCACCGTAGTCGGCGGTCTGGATTTCGATCGTGCCGCTGACGGTGTGCGGGAACTGCTCGACCGGCAGCGATTGCTCGGCACGGAGGCCGAACACCAGCACCAGGATCGAGACGACACAGGACAGGACGACGCGGTGGATGAACAGGTCGGTGAGGCGCATGGCGTCGGGTCTCACTCTTCCGGCGGATTTGGATTGAGCTGGTTCGCCGGCTGCACGGTGTTGTCCACACGCACTGACGCACCGCTGCGCAGCTTGACCTGGCCGGCAGTCACCACGGTCTCGCCCGGCTTCAGGCCGGTCAGCACCACCACCCGGTCGCCCTGGGTTTCCCCGGTGGTAATGACGCGGGACGTCGCGGTCATGATTCCAGACGTCTTGTCCTTAGGCGTCAGCACGTAGACGAAATTGCCGTATGGGTTGTAGCTGACCGCAGTTGTCGGCACCGCAACCACCTGGCGCGGTCCGCCGTCGGCAAGGCCGGTGATCGCGAACATGCCAGGTAGCAAGGCATGATCGGGGTTACGCAGGCTGGCGCGCACCGAGGCCATGCGGCTCGACGGATCGATGCGACTATCCACCGCGAGCACGCTGGCGGCGAAGATCCGGCCGGGATAGCTGTCCACCGTCACCTGCACCGGCTGGCCCGCCGCGATGCGCCCGACCTGCTGCTGCGGCACGTTGAAGTCGACATAGATCGGGTCGAGTGCCTGCAGCGTGACGACCGGGGTGCCGGCGACCAGATACTGGCCGAGATCGACCATGCGTATGCCGAGACGGCCGGCGAACGGCGCACGCACCACCTTCTCCAGCATCAGCGCCTGCTGCGCCGCCACCTGGGCGCGATAGCTGTGGAGGTTGGCATTGTCCTGGTCGAGCGTGGCGCGACTGATCGCCTGGGCGTCGAACTGCTTCTGGTCGCGGGCAACGTTGGCGGCCCAAAGGTCGGCGGTAGCCTGCAGCGTGGCGAGTCTCGCATCGTCGTCGTCAGCGCGGAGACGCAGCAGCACGGTGCCGGCGGGGACCTCGGTGCCCGACTGGAAATCGATCCGGTCGACGATGCCCGGCACCTCGGAGGAGAGGTCGGCGCCCTGCACCGCCCTCACCTGGCCGAACGCCTTGATCCGGCTTTGCCATGTGGATTGCTCCACGGTGATCGCGGACACGATTTGAGGCGCTTCCGCCCCGCCATGGCCGCCGACCGCGGCATTCGGGCGATGCCAGGTGCGCCAGCCGACGATCGCCGCCGCCACCGCGATGCAGAGCAGCAGCAGATACAGGAGTTTCCTGGTCATTTTGGGACGGTCCTGCGACGGGATGGCGGGGGAACGGGAACGGCTGCTCATGGGAGTGGCGAACTGAACAGGCCGGGCGGCGGCGGTGGCATGTCGTTGCGGTTCCACCAGCCACCGCCGAGCGCCTGGAACAGTGCCACGGTATCGGTGAAGCGGGCGGCACGGGCGCGGATCAGGGTGATGACGGTGTTCTGGTAGATCTGCTGCGCGTTCAGCACGCTGAGATAGGAGACGCCGCCGAGCTTGTATTGCAGCGTCGCCAGCGACAGGCCGCGCGACGCCGCCTGCTGCGCGGTCAGCGCGTAGTTGAGGCCGATCGCGTCGTTCTGCACCGCCGCGAGCACGTCGGCGACGTTCTGGAACGCGCGCACCACGGTGTCGCGCCACTGCGCCGCCGCCTGCTGCATCGCCGCCTTCTGGGCACGCTGCTTGTGCAGCAACTGGCCGGCATCGAAGATCGGCTGCACCGCCTGGTTGACCAGCGACCACATGCCGTTGGTCGGGCTGAACAGCTGGTGGGTGTCGGCGGCATCGGACCCGACCGAGGCGGTCAGGGTCACGTTCGGCAGGCGCTGGGCGATGGCGACGCCGAGGGCCGCCATCT
Proteins encoded:
- a CDS encoding efflux RND transporter permease subunit, with translation MRLTDLFIHRVVLSCVVSILVLVFGLRAEQSLPVEQFPHTVSGTIEIQTADYGADPATIAGFVTTPLENKISQAQGIDYMTSSSTTSQSDITVYLKLDYDPARALAEIQSYVTAATAQFPAGVQASSISLSSSGQDVLDLFVSSVELNAGMVSDYTRRIVEPRLQAVAGVQKVRVGGAPRVVMRVWLDADKLAAVGMSPADVQTALGNNNFVSGVGSTLGSMTFVNLDINSGLHTEAQFRDLVLRQNKGHIIRLSDVAKVEFGHDPDGFEVVSNGAQGVFIQIKPSPTANTLDLTSELKKVVDEMRLQAPPALKMEIVYNAGDFIRTSIHEVVTTLIEALVIVSLVVFAFLGSPRSVLVPVVTIPLSLIGTFGMMALMGFSINLLTLLALVLATGLVVDDAIIVVENVNRHLAAGMSPVQSASAAARELLQPILAMTVVLIAVYLPLGLQGGLTGALFTQFAFTLAGSVTMSALLALTLSPMMCSRLLKPRSLPGQTPGLSERMEHATELALDRVQRGYSAALRVSLAVQPLVLAFGLAVLISIFFLYKGSKAELSPAEDLGLLIASGQGAPNATLDALTLYDSQLQRIYTSVPEAKGYWHLVEPPSMQGGIVLKDWGQRKRSVFTIGNEVQAALRKVAGVEMAVFEPPYLPGADGMPIGFVLQSSGDFQQLGAISDAFLGKVRASGLFAYAEEDLKIDQPQSTIVVDREKLSSLGLTMSDVGNSLNALLGGNFAGFFSNDQRSYKVEPLVARRFRLNSEQVLDYPVATVGGVSVPLRSVAHIVNSVVPESIAHFQQLNATTISALPMPGVTQADAYAYLQNLSAQMLPTGYATDTVGPLRQFVQETGGFATTFALAVVITYLALAALFESFRDPLIILVSVPMSIAGALLFVWLGVGGASLNLFTEVGLVTLMGLISKHGILIVEVAKEQQMLGLSRRAAIERACALRLRPILMTTAAMVLGVMPLVFATGAGAASRFVMGLVIASGLSIGTLFTLFVLPAVYMLLASDRRAPSHARSTELHVQKV
- a CDS encoding efflux RND transporter periplasmic adaptor subunit; this encodes MTRKLLYLLLLCIAVAAAIVGWRTWHRPNAAVGGHGGAEAPQIVSAITVEQSTWQSRIKAFGQVRAVQGADLSSEVPGIVDRIDFQSGTEVPAGTVLLRLRADDDDARLATLQATADLWAANVARDQKQFDAQAISRATLDQDNANLHSYRAQVAAQQALMLEKVVRAPFAGRLGIRMVDLGQYLVAGTPVVTLQALDPIYVDFNVPQQQVGRIAAGQPVQVTVDSYPGRIFAASVLAVDSRIDPSSRMASVRASLRNPDHALLPGMFAITGLADGGPRQVVAVPTTAVSYNPYGNFVYVLTPKDKTSGIMTATSRVITTGETQGDRVVVLTGLKPGETVVTAGQVKLRSGASVRVDNTVQPANQLNPNPPEE